The following proteins are co-located in the Microvirga ossetica genome:
- a CDS encoding GGDEF domain-containing protein: protein MLLLGLAAFNLSRAGLGVTLTSISWIDAFASRWSPAMALLLVVFGPTLAFMLLSMAKESIEFEYKQAAFIDPLTGAPNRRAFMRNASRLLTGLEGRPASCLLFDLDNFKSINDCHGHDAGDRVLTIFGEVLASHLPERSFGRLGGEEFGAILPLDSRAAASLAERIRHAFAVAGNESLGGTAKATVSVGCATGAGLDANAMLQRADAALYRAKRGGRNTVIAA, encoded by the coding sequence GTGCTCCTGCTGGGGCTTGCAGCCTTCAATCTGTCGCGCGCTGGGCTTGGGGTCACCTTGACCTCCATTTCCTGGATCGACGCTTTCGCCAGCCGTTGGTCTCCCGCCATGGCGCTCCTCCTGGTGGTCTTCGGACCCACCCTGGCCTTCATGCTGCTGTCGATGGCCAAGGAGAGCATCGAGTTCGAATACAAGCAGGCTGCTTTCATCGATCCTCTGACCGGTGCTCCGAACCGGCGCGCGTTCATGCGGAACGCTTCTCGGCTCCTTACCGGGCTCGAGGGCAGGCCGGCGAGCTGCCTCCTGTTCGACCTCGATAATTTCAAGTCGATCAACGACTGCCATGGGCACGATGCCGGTGACCGCGTTCTCACGATCTTCGGAGAAGTGCTGGCAAGCCATCTGCCGGAGCGGAGTTTCGGCCGGCTGGGCGGCGAAGAATTCGGAGCGATCCTTCCGCTCGATTCCCGTGCTGCCGCCAGTCTGGCCGAACGAATCCGCCATGCTTTCGCCGTAGCCGGAAATGAAAGTCTCGGCGGAACTGCTAAGGCGACCGTCAGCGTGGGCTGCGCCACCGGTGCCGGTCTCGATGCGAATGCCATGCTCCAGCGCGCCGACGCGGCGCTTTATCGGGCCAAGCGCGGAGGGCGCAACACGGTCATCGCGGCCTGA
- a CDS encoding DUF6894 family protein — MVNPEMRCFFHLVNDHEEIVDNTGIEVHDLESAKDQAQLAITELRHEIGADIDNWSGWRLDIVCSQGTLLHSMSLNNTVH; from the coding sequence GTGGTCAATCCCGAAATGCGTTGCTTCTTCCACCTTGTGAACGATCACGAAGAGATCGTGGACAATACAGGAATCGAAGTCCACGATTTGGAGAGCGCCAAAGATCAGGCCCAGCTCGCCATCACCGAGTTGCGGCATGAGATCGGTGCGGATATCGACAATTGGTCCGGTTGGCGGCTCGATATCGTCTGCTCCCAAGGGACGCTCCTGCACTCCATGTCGCTGAACAACACCGTGCACTGA
- a CDS encoding class I SAM-dependent methyltransferase, with protein sequence MSATDAAFAGSIPALYEQYLGSLLFQPYAEVMASRLNDLTQGRVLETAAGTGIVTRALAKALPREVEIVATDLNQAMLDLASGKLQAPNVRWQQADAQALPFDDASFDAVVCQFGVMFFPDKQAGYREALRVLKPGCRFLFNVWDSLDRNEVSCIVSEAAGKAFPNDPPKFVERVPFGYFDPDRIRGEVEQAGFENVEIDVVEKVSTSPSAREPAMGLCQGSPLRAEIEARGPDRLDDVTAQVADALAARFGAGPVENRMSALVVTAWR encoded by the coding sequence ATGAGCGCCACCGATGCTGCCTTTGCGGGCTCGATTCCGGCTCTCTACGAGCAATATCTCGGTTCCCTGCTCTTCCAGCCCTATGCCGAGGTCATGGCCTCGCGGCTGAATGACTTGACGCAGGGCCGCGTACTCGAGACGGCCGCGGGAACGGGCATCGTGACCCGCGCCCTGGCGAAGGCCCTGCCGCGAGAGGTGGAGATCGTTGCCACCGATCTGAACCAGGCCATGCTGGATCTTGCGTCGGGAAAGCTCCAGGCCCCCAACGTGCGATGGCAGCAGGCCGACGCCCAGGCCCTTCCCTTCGACGATGCCTCCTTCGATGCGGTCGTGTGCCAGTTCGGCGTCATGTTCTTTCCCGACAAGCAGGCCGGCTATCGTGAAGCGCTGCGAGTGCTGAAGCCCGGATGCCGTTTCCTCTTCAACGTCTGGGACTCCCTCGACCGCAACGAGGTCAGTTGCATCGTTTCCGAGGCTGCAGGCAAGGCGTTCCCGAACGATCCGCCCAAGTTCGTCGAGCGCGTCCCCTTCGGCTATTTCGACCCGGATCGGATCCGAGGCGAGGTCGAGCAGGCGGGCTTCGAGAATGTGGAGATCGACGTCGTTGAGAAGGTCAGCACCTCTCCTTCGGCGCGAGAACCGGCGATGGGACTCTGCCAGGGCTCGCCGCTTCGCGCAGAGATCGAGGCTCGCGGTCCGGATCGCCTCGATGACGTTACGGCCCAAGTCGCGGATGCTCTCGCAGCACGTTTCGGCGCCGGACCGGTCGAGAACCGAATGAGCGCGCTTGTGGTGACGGCCTGGCGATAA
- the uvrA gene encoding excinuclease ABC subunit UvrA, whose translation MAKLDDLFNRAKAGDPNARVISVRGAREHNLKNVDLMVPRDQLVVFTGLSGSGKSSLAFDTIYAEGQRRYVESLSAYARQFLEMMQKPDVDQIDGLSPAISIEQKTTSKNPRSTVGTVTEIYDYMRLLWARVGIPYSPATGLPIESQTVSQMVDRVLDLPEKTRLYLLAPVVRGRKGEYRKEIAEFQKKGFQRLKIDGEYYAIDEAPALDKKFKHDIDVVVDRIVVRADIAARLSESFETALELTDGIAVVEYADEKDDKGRPKRIVFSSKFACPVSGFTIPEIEPRLFSFNNPFGACPTCGGIGHEMRIDEALVVDETLSLKRGAIMPWAKSTSPYYGQTLEAITRHYKASMTKPWTELSDSVRNAILYGSDGESIRMAYDDGMRAYEVRKPFEGVIPNLERRYKETESDWAREEIGRFMSETPCESCGGKRLKPEALAVKIAGSDIGDATALSVKDADEWFGVLSKKLTKKQNEIAGRILKEIRERLTFLVDVGLEYLTLARASGTLSGGESQRIRLASQIGSGLTGVLYVLDEPSIGLHQRDNERLLGTLKRLRDLGNTVIVVEHDEDAILQADYVFDIGPGAGIHGGRIVAEGTPDEILASPKSLTGKYLTGEMSVKVPPKRRKRDPKRMLKVVGAKGNNLKDVTAEIPLGTFTCITGVSGGGKSTLVIDTLYKAVARKLNNALEHPAPHERIEGLEHLDKVIDIDQSPIGRTPRSNPATYVGAFTPIREWFAGLPEAKARGYQAGRFSFNVKGGRCEACSGDGVIKIEMHFLPDVYVTCDVCKGKRYDRETLEVKYRERSIADVLDMTVEEARELFKAVPSIREKMQTLARVGLDYVHVGQQATTLSGGEAQRVKLSKELSKRATGRTLYILDEPTTGLHFHDVAKLLEVLHELVDQGNTVVVIEHNLEVIKTADWVIDMGPEGGSGGGEIVAHGTPEEIAESKASHTGRFMKEVLARRPLKKEAAPKGAAKKAPAKKEAPRKDKKVTRQAAE comes from the coding sequence ATGGCTAAACTCGACGACCTGTTCAACCGCGCCAAGGCGGGCGATCCGAATGCGCGTGTGATCTCCGTGCGCGGGGCGCGGGAGCACAACCTGAAGAACGTCGACCTCATGGTGCCGCGGGATCAGCTCGTGGTGTTCACCGGCCTGTCCGGTTCCGGCAAGTCGTCGCTGGCCTTCGATACCATCTATGCCGAGGGCCAGCGCCGCTACGTCGAGTCTCTCTCGGCCTATGCCCGACAGTTCCTGGAGATGATGCAGAAGCCGGATGTCGACCAGATCGACGGCCTCTCGCCGGCCATCTCCATCGAGCAGAAGACCACCTCCAAGAACCCGCGCTCGACGGTGGGCACCGTCACCGAGATCTACGACTACATGCGCCTGCTCTGGGCGCGGGTCGGCATCCCCTATTCCCCCGCCACGGGCCTGCCCATCGAGAGCCAGACGGTCAGCCAGATGGTCGACCGGGTGCTCGACCTGCCGGAGAAGACCCGTCTCTACCTGCTGGCCCCTGTCGTGCGCGGCCGCAAGGGCGAGTACCGCAAGGAAATCGCCGAGTTCCAGAAGAAGGGTTTTCAGCGCCTGAAGATCGATGGCGAATACTACGCCATCGACGAGGCCCCTGCCCTCGACAAGAAGTTCAAGCACGACATCGACGTGGTGGTGGACCGCATCGTGGTGCGCGCCGACATCGCTGCGCGCCTGTCCGAATCCTTCGAGACCGCGCTCGAGCTCACCGACGGCATCGCCGTCGTCGAGTATGCAGACGAGAAGGACGACAAGGGCAGGCCGAAGCGCATCGTCTTCTCGTCCAAGTTCGCCTGCCCCGTTTCGGGCTTCACGATCCCCGAGATCGAGCCGCGCCTGTTCTCGTTCAACAACCCGTTCGGCGCCTGCCCCACCTGCGGCGGCATCGGCCACGAGATGCGCATCGACGAGGCTCTCGTCGTCGACGAGACGCTGTCGCTGAAGCGCGGCGCCATCATGCCTTGGGCCAAGTCCACCTCGCCCTATTACGGCCAGACGCTGGAAGCGATCACCAGGCACTATAAGGCCTCCATGACGAAGCCCTGGACCGAACTCTCGGATAGCGTGCGCAATGCAATCCTCTATGGCTCGGACGGCGAGTCGATCCGCATGGCCTATGACGACGGCATGCGCGCCTACGAGGTGCGCAAGCCCTTCGAGGGCGTGATCCCCAATCTGGAGCGCCGCTACAAGGAGACCGAGAGCGACTGGGCCCGCGAGGAGATCGGCCGCTTCATGAGCGAGACGCCCTGCGAATCCTGCGGCGGCAAGCGCCTGAAGCCGGAAGCGCTCGCCGTGAAGATCGCCGGCTCCGATATCGGCGACGCGACGGCGCTCTCCGTGAAGGATGCCGACGAGTGGTTCGGCGTCCTGTCCAAGAAGCTCACCAAGAAACAGAACGAGATTGCCGGTCGGATTCTCAAGGAGATTCGCGAGCGCCTGACCTTCCTGGTCGATGTGGGCCTGGAATATCTGACGCTCGCCCGTGCCTCCGGCACCCTCTCGGGCGGCGAGAGCCAGCGCATCAGGCTGGCATCCCAGATCGGCTCCGGACTGACCGGGGTGCTCTACGTGCTCGACGAACCCTCGATCGGCCTGCACCAGCGCGACAACGAACGCCTGCTCGGAACCCTGAAGCGTCTGCGCGACCTCGGCAACACGGTGATCGTGGTGGAGCACGATGAGGACGCGATCCTTCAGGCCGATTACGTGTTCGACATCGGCCCCGGCGCCGGCATCCATGGCGGCCGGATCGTGGCGGAAGGAACGCCCGACGAGATCTTGGCGAGCCCGAAATCCCTGACCGGCAAGTACCTCACCGGCGAGATGTCGGTAAAGGTTCCCCCGAAGCGCCGCAAGCGCGATCCGAAGCGCATGCTGAAGGTCGTGGGCGCGAAGGGCAACAACCTGAAGGACGTGACGGCGGAGATCCCGCTCGGCACCTTCACCTGCATCACCGGCGTGTCCGGCGGCGGCAAGTCCACGCTCGTCATCGATACGCTCTACAAGGCCGTGGCGCGCAAGCTCAACAACGCGCTGGAGCATCCGGCGCCGCATGAGCGCATCGAGGGCCTTGAGCATCTCGACAAGGTCATCGACATCGACCAGTCGCCCATCGGCCGCACACCGCGCTCGAACCCGGCAACTTACGTCGGCGCCTTCACGCCGATCCGCGAATGGTTCGCAGGCCTCCCCGAGGCGAAGGCGCGCGGCTACCAGGCCGGCCGCTTCTCCTTCAACGTGAAGGGCGGCCGCTGCGAGGCCTGCTCCGGCGATGGCGTGATCAAGATCGAGATGCACTTCCTGCCCGACGTCTACGTCACCTGCGACGTGTGCAAGGGCAAGCGCTACGACCGCGAGACGCTGGAGGTGAAGTACCGTGAGAGATCGATCGCCGACGTGCTCGACATGACGGTGGAGGAGGCCCGCGAGCTGTTCAAGGCGGTGCCGTCGATCCGCGAGAAGATGCAGACGCTCGCCCGCGTCGGCCTCGACTACGTGCATGTGGGCCAGCAGGCCACCACCCTCTCCGGCGGCGAGGCGCAGCGCGTGAAGCTCTCGAAGGAACTCTCCAAGCGCGCCACCGGCCGCACGCTCTACATCCTCGACGAGCCCACCACCGGCCTGCACTTCCACGATGTGGCGAAGCTCCTGGAAGTGCTGCACGAGCTCGTCGACCAGGGCAACACGGTCGTGGTGATCGAGCACAACCTCGAGGTCATCAAGACCGCCGACTGGGTGATCGACATGGGTCCCGAGGGCGGCAGCGGCGGCGGCGAGATCGTCGCCCACGGCACGCCCGAGGAGATCGCCGAGTCCAAGGCCAGCCATACCGGGCGTTTCATGAAGGAAGTGCTGGCACGCCGGCCGTTGAAGAAGGAGGCGGCTCCGAAGGGCGCCGCCAAGAAGGCGCCGGCGAAGAAAGAAGCACCGAGAAAGGACAAGAAGGTCACGCGGCAGGCGGCGGAATAG
- a CDS encoding single-stranded DNA-binding protein translates to MAGSVNKVILVGNLGRDPEVRRLSNGEPVVNLRIATSETWKDKGTGERKEKTEWHSVVIFNENLGRVAEQYLKKGSKVYIEGQLQTRKWQDQSGVEKYSTEVVLQRFRGELTILDSRGGGGGASEYGDEEQGQIARGGDFGRSPSQDRRPAPSSGGGNSAGGNSGGGSRYSDIDDDIPF, encoded by the coding sequence ATGGCTGGCAGCGTGAACAAGGTGATATTGGTCGGCAATCTGGGGCGGGACCCTGAGGTGCGCCGGCTGTCGAACGGGGAGCCGGTGGTGAACCTGCGCATTGCCACGTCCGAGACCTGGAAGGACAAGGGCACGGGCGAGCGCAAGGAGAAGACTGAGTGGCACTCGGTGGTGATCTTCAACGAGAACCTCGGGCGTGTGGCGGAGCAGTATCTGAAGAAGGGCTCGAAGGTGTACATCGAGGGCCAGCTGCAGACGCGCAAGTGGCAGGACCAGAGCGGGGTCGAGAAGTATTCGACCGAGGTGGTGCTGCAGCGTTTCCGCGGCGAGCTGACGATCCTGGACAGCCGCGGCGGCGGTGGCGGCGCGTCGGAGTACGGCGACGAGGAGCAAGGCCAGATCGCCCGCGGCGGCGATTTCGGACGCTCCCCCTCCCAGGACCGCCGTCCGGCGCCGTCCTCCGGTGGCGGCAATAGCGCGGGTGGAAATAGCGGAGGAGGCTCCCGCTACAGCGATATCGACGACGATATCCCGTTTTAA
- a CDS encoding DUF6894 family protein yields the protein MHCYFHLVHTHERILDETGIEVSDVEAAHYQALKAIQELRQDGESDEIDWRGWQLEVVDEAGKILLSIPLDTSQH from the coding sequence GTGCATTGCTACTTTCATCTTGTACATACGCATGAACGTATCCTGGATGAGACGGGCATCGAGGTGTCGGACGTAGAGGCAGCCCATTACCAGGCGCTCAAGGCCATTCAGGAACTGCGGCAGGACGGCGAATCCGACGAGATCGATTGGCGCGGCTGGCAGCTTGAAGTGGTGGACGAGGCCGGGAAGATCCTGCTGTCCATTCCCCTCGATACGTCGCAGCATTGA
- a CDS encoding calcium-binding protein: protein MAHKIGSLGRNFLEGGSVSDTLYGDSDGTLQARTAGGDALHGYNGADYLYGDARSLRLSARGGADSIWAGFDGDTVYGDSYTMSYSSTGGADKIWGEYGYDRLYGDARSMSGSARGGADRIYGGYDNDSLFGDAYSMSATTTGGADWLYGDNDSDTLYGDAYSMTGSAKGGGDYLYGGNDDDRLYGDSYSLSSRAVGGSDTLSGDSGRDTLFGDGRNLFHSTSGGHDILKGGASEDILYGDGYEMRHSSLGGSDSLYGGSGSDRLFGDAYALYDSAVGGADYLAGESGNNILYGDAYFMWGSSAGGSDSLHGSTGTDTLYGDAVSLNDQSRGGHDYLNGSSGNDVLYGDAQVTSANAGYGNDTLLGGSGNDRLIGDSAYGGTGADYLNGGSGNDTMDGGGGRDLFAFDLSSDKDTIQYFRPGEDQIDLRAWRFSSFADLSIADRIGYSLVYFSGSSHYIKLENVLKAQLSAADFIL from the coding sequence ATGGCACATAAGATCGGCTCATTGGGCAGGAATTTTCTGGAAGGCGGCAGCGTCTCCGATACCCTTTACGGCGACAGCGACGGCACGCTCCAGGCACGCACAGCCGGCGGCGATGCGCTCCACGGCTACAATGGAGCCGATTACCTTTATGGCGATGCGAGGAGCTTACGGCTTTCGGCGCGAGGCGGCGCTGATTCGATCTGGGCCGGCTTCGATGGCGACACCGTCTATGGCGATTCCTACACGATGAGCTACTCCTCGACCGGCGGCGCGGACAAGATCTGGGGTGAATACGGCTACGACAGGCTCTATGGCGATGCGCGCAGCATGTCGGGCTCCGCACGGGGCGGCGCCGACAGGATCTATGGCGGCTACGACAACGACAGTCTGTTCGGCGATGCCTATTCCATGTCGGCAACAACGACCGGCGGCGCGGACTGGCTCTACGGCGACAACGACAGCGATACCCTCTACGGCGATGCGTATTCGATGACGGGCTCGGCGAAGGGCGGCGGGGATTACCTGTATGGCGGTAACGACGACGACAGGCTTTACGGCGACAGCTATAGCCTGAGCAGCAGGGCCGTCGGCGGATCGGATACGCTGAGCGGCGACAGCGGACGGGACACGCTTTTCGGCGATGGACGCAATCTCTTCCATTCGACCTCGGGCGGACACGATATCCTGAAGGGCGGCGCCTCTGAGGACATTCTCTATGGCGACGGGTACGAGATGCGCCATTCCAGCCTCGGCGGCAGCGACAGCCTCTATGGTGGCTCCGGCAGCGACCGGCTTTTTGGCGATGCCTATGCGCTCTATGATTCTGCGGTCGGAGGAGCCGACTACCTGGCAGGAGAAAGCGGAAACAATATCCTGTATGGCGATGCCTACTTCATGTGGGGCTCGTCCGCCGGCGGCAGCGACAGCCTTCATGGCAGCACCGGCACCGACACGCTCTACGGCGATGCCGTCTCCCTGAACGACCAGAGCCGCGGCGGGCACGATTATCTCAATGGCAGTTCCGGCAACGACGTGCTGTACGGCGATGCGCAGGTCACGAGCGCCAATGCGGGCTACGGCAACGACACGCTGCTCGGCGGCTCCGGCAATGACCGCCTGATCGGCGATTCCGCCTATGGCGGCACCGGTGCCGATTACCTGAACGGCGGCAGCGGAAACGATACGATGGACGGCGGCGGAGGCCGCGACCTCTTCGCCTTCGATCTCTCCTCCGACAAGGACACGATTCAATATTTCCGTCCCGGGGAGGACCAGATCGACCTGAGGGCGTGGCGCTTCTCCTCCTTCGCCGATCTCAGCATCGCGGACAGGATTGGCTATTCGCTCGTCTATTTCTCCGGGTCTAGTCACTACATAAAGCTCGAGAACGTGCTGAAGGCGCAGCTCTCGGCTGCCGATTTCATCCTATGA
- a CDS encoding M20 family metallopeptidase, which translates to MTSSSPDLDALLTWIRTESPTHDRAGVNLMMDLVAAQMQDAPVAVERIPGTDGLGDVLVLRAGPRTDEPGILVMSHLDTVHPVGTVDSDLPLRIEGDRLYGPGVYDMKGGAWFCLEAFKDVARKGTAARPLVFLVTPDEEIGSPITRPMIEDFGRRSACVLVTEPARDGGQIVTARKGVGRFEVHVEGRPAHAGSRHKDGRNAVYEAARQILAIEAMTDYSRGITTSVGLIAGGTAVNTVPQHCRFPVDLRVETVADGKALTAALLGLKPSHPDFKVTVTGGMNRPPYERTEATSKLFDHARSLAAEIGFDLVSAPRVGGGSDGNFTAALGIPTLDGLGIDGDGAHTLQEYGLISSIAPRQKLMTRLLETL; encoded by the coding sequence ATGACCTCATCCTCACCAGATCTCGACGCGCTGCTCACCTGGATACGCACTGAGAGCCCGACCCATGACCGGGCCGGGGTCAACCTGATGATGGACCTCGTGGCCGCGCAGATGCAGGACGCGCCGGTGGCGGTCGAGCGCATCCCCGGCACCGACGGACTCGGCGATGTGCTGGTCCTGCGGGCGGGGCCTCGGACCGACGAGCCCGGCATTCTGGTGATGTCGCATCTCGATACGGTCCATCCCGTCGGCACCGTCGATAGCGACCTGCCGCTGCGGATCGAGGGCGACAGGCTCTACGGGCCCGGCGTTTACGACATGAAGGGCGGCGCCTGGTTCTGCCTCGAGGCCTTCAAGGACGTGGCGCGCAAAGGCACGGCGGCGCGGCCGCTCGTCTTCCTGGTGACGCCGGACGAGGAGATCGGCTCGCCGATCACCCGGCCGATGATCGAGGATTTCGGCCGTCGCTCGGCCTGCGTCCTCGTCACCGAGCCGGCCCGCGACGGCGGCCAGATCGTCACCGCCCGCAAGGGGGTGGGGCGCTTCGAGGTGCATGTGGAAGGACGGCCGGCCCATGCGGGCTCGCGCCACAAGGATGGGCGCAACGCCGTCTACGAGGCCGCCCGCCAGATCCTCGCCATCGAGGCGATGACGGATTATTCGCGCGGGATCACCACGAGCGTCGGCCTGATCGCCGGCGGCACGGCGGTGAACACCGTTCCTCAGCATTGCCGCTTCCCCGTGGATCTGCGGGTCGAGACGGTGGCCGATGGCAAGGCCTTGACGGCGGCACTCCTCGGGCTCAAGCCGAGCCACCCGGATTTCAAGGTCACCGTCACCGGCGGCATGAACCGGCCGCCCTATGAGCGCACAGAGGCCACCTCGAAACTCTTCGATCATGCCCGCTCGCTCGCCGCCGAGATCGGTTTCGACCTCGTCTCTGCGCCCCGCGTGGGCGGCGGCTCGGACGGCAATTTCACGGCGGCGCTCGGCATCCCGACCCTCGACGGCCTCGGCATCGACGGCGACGGCGCCCACACGCTCCAGGAATACGGCCTGATCTCCTCCATCGCCCCGCGCCAAAAGCTCATGACGCGGCTGCTGGAGACGCTTTGA
- a CDS encoding RNA pyrophosphohydrolase codes for MTAAPEPRYRPNVGIALFNRGGLALIARRLRDDGPEIVLRGHEWQMPQGGVDEGEDLLTAARRELWEETNVTSAEILGQTSERIAYDFPPYDSPPHRLSPFRGQRQQWVAFRFTGEDSEIDVAGTRGGAVPEFGEWRWERIERLPELVVPFKRAVYEHVVHAFRPFAVAG; via the coding sequence TTGACCGCCGCGCCGGAGCCCCGCTACCGCCCCAATGTCGGCATCGCGCTGTTCAACCGGGGTGGCCTGGCCCTGATCGCCCGGCGCCTGCGCGACGACGGTCCCGAGATCGTACTGCGTGGGCACGAATGGCAGATGCCCCAGGGCGGCGTTGACGAGGGCGAGGACCTCCTGACGGCGGCACGGCGCGAGCTGTGGGAGGAGACGAACGTCACGAGCGCCGAGATTCTCGGGCAGACCTCGGAGCGGATCGCCTACGATTTCCCGCCCTATGACAGCCCGCCGCACCGGCTGTCGCCCTTCCGCGGCCAGCGCCAGCAATGGGTCGCATTCCGCTTCACCGGCGAGGATAGCGAGATCGACGTCGCAGGCACTCGCGGCGGGGCGGTGCCCGAATTCGGCGAGTGGCGCTGGGAGCGGATCGAGCGCCTGCCGGAGCTGGTGGTTCCCTTCAAACGCGCCGTCTACGAGCACGTGGTGCACGCGTTCCGGCCCTTCGCCGTGGCGGGGTGA